GACATCCTATACCTTCCACCTCTCTATCCCGACCCTGAATTGGAGCTTAAATGACTCAGTTCAGGGTTTTTCTTTATAGAGAGATATCCCCAGATCCCATAGGAAGAACCTGGGGGATATCTATGATCAATTGAATTAGAACTACTATTTAACCCTAAAAACATTATCGGGTATTTCACGATCTATATCTGTGTTTCTCCTGATAATGTCTGACAGCTTGGTTCTTTCTACTTCTCTGATTTCATCTCTGGATAAATCTTCTTCATACCAATACCTATCGCCGTCTCTAAGTGCTTCAAACTGTCCGATTATGATTGTTGAGAACAGCTCCCCTAAATGTGAGCCAGGTAGTGGATCCTCAGCAAGTCCACCAACCCATAGATCTATGTCATCCACGCTATCATAAACAGATGCTAATCTTTCTTGTATTTCTGGATCTGAGCTGACGTCTTCAAATCCTTGAGCTCTGGCTAGGCCTAAAGCCTCTTTTGTGTCATTATAGCTAGGTAGTCCGTGATCCCTACCCCTTTGAATGTTAAGAGATGGAAGATCAAAACCGCCCGAGCCAGGTTGTCCAAAGAGAAAGTTCCTCACATCATCAACAACAAATGAATCTATGCGTTGACATTCCTGAGCTGCAAGCCCTCTTAGGATCGGTTCAATTCCACCTTCCTGCGTAATCCTAAACGGAGAGAAAAACGCTTGGCTGAGTGATATATTCCCCTCAGGAATTTCATTTCCGTTTGAGTCAAGTCTCAAAAGAACAGGACTCAAGGCGCTGTGTCCAAATCTAAATCCCGCGGTAGAAAACATATTTCTGATGCTAGCATCAACATTTTTGTCATATCTTCTATACCTTTTTAGAGGCCTATCGCCTAATAGTGCAGGTAAAAACTCATTGTAAGTTATGACCTGCATCTGAGCTCCAACTATCTGTCTAGCTTTTTGATAGATTTGCTCCCCATCCCATCTTGGATTACGCTCGGCATATTCTTCGGCGAGCCTGTTGTGCTCCCTCACAAAGAGCGTATGCATCACTATAAGCCCTATCTGCTCATTTGCCCTAAGATCTCCTGCTAAGAATAGTGTCGGATCTTCACCACCTGCATTAGGAAGTCCTTCAGTATTAAAAGGCAAAAGATTTCCTTCACTTGTTTTAAGCTTTCCGGTGCCGTCGTTTGTCCTAAGAGCATTTGCCCTTTCCTCATCAGAACCGTATACATTTGATGCATCAATCCAAGCGGTTATCTCATTTTCCTGTTGACGAGGATTGTTCACATCAGTTCCTGTGGACCTATTATAGATCGATCTATTAAGAGGAATAATTTGGATTCCCGTATTCTCAGGATCAAAAAAAGGATCGCCTGCGGGAACTTGTATATTTGCAAATTCTGGAGGATCTGTTCCTTCAGTAAGGTCAATATCATGATCTAAAAATTGACCCCATTGCCACAAATAATCACTTGCCTTAAGACTATTTAGAATTGACCCATCTTGTGACACTACTGCATTACTTATAGCTCTTGGACTTGGCCTATTCTCTCCTGCTAATGAAGAAATTCCGTCACTATAATCAGAAGGTACTAGTCTAAGTAGATCGGTATGGGCTGCGCCCATTTCCTCATTCCTACGATTGTTATTACTTCCGTCAATAGTTCTGACAGATTCATCACCGCCTTTAGGTCTTCTTTTTCTATCGCCTCTATTCTCCTGGAAGAAGATATTACGTTGGATAGAAATAGATTCTTTCTCTCTTCCCTCTTGGGCAAAAGACTGTGACATAAAACTAAAAGAATGAAATAAAAGTACTGATATAATCGCTACCCCGCCCAAAACTATGCCTATGGTCAATAAAGACTTAAAGTTTATTTGCATATGCCTTCTCCTTTAACACTAGTTTGGTTTATTCGCTACACTACTACTTAAATTTTCTGATAATTGGTAATTAGGGAGGGAACCCGTATATAGCTTCAATTTTTTCTCCACATCTGTTTTAGAGCTAAACGTAAGAATTTTGCCTTAAAAGTAAGCCCCGGAATCTTCTCATAAATTCCGGGGCTTTGGATGGTGGAGGAGAAGGACTACCGTCCTTCAGAAATATGTTCTTTTGCTTTTCTTAAGCCCACCTGGAAAGGCAATTAATATCCGCCCTTACAGTTAGGGTCTTCTACACAATCTGTGTCTTCACAATCTATTCTCGCATCACCGTCGTCATCGGCATTATTCGAGCAATCTTCTTTTGCTTCTTTATCAGCAACGATCGGTGCGTCTACGCTATCAGTTACCTCTGTTACTGTCTCTGCGCTTTGTTCTGCAGCTTGATCTTGACCAGCAAAAGCAAGCGGCCCCGCTATTACTACTGCTAGTGCTATGAGGATAGAAAGAATTGATGTTCTCATTTCTATCACCTCCTGATATTTATTTGCCGGACATGTAACGGTAAGCCGA
This sequence is a window from Thermodesulfobacteriota bacterium. Protein-coding genes within it:
- a CDS encoding peroxidase family protein, which translates into the protein MQINFKSLLTIGIVLGGVAIISVLLFHSFSFMSQSFAQEGREKESISIQRNIFFQENRGDRKRRPKGGDESVRTIDGSNNNRRNEEMGAAHTDLLRLVPSDYSDGISSLAGENRPSPRAISNAVVSQDGSILNSLKASDYLWQWGQFLDHDIDLTEGTDPPEFANIQVPAGDPFFDPENTGIQIIPLNRSIYNRSTGTDVNNPRQQENEITAWIDASNVYGSDEERANALRTNDGTGKLKTSEGNLLPFNTEGLPNAGGEDPTLFLAGDLRANEQIGLIVMHTLFVREHNRLAEEYAERNPRWDGEQIYQKARQIVGAQMQVITYNEFLPALLGDRPLKRYRRYDKNVDASIRNMFSTAGFRFGHSALSPVLLRLDSNGNEIPEGNISLSQAFFSPFRITQEGGIEPILRGLAAQECQRIDSFVVDDVRNFLFGQPGSGGFDLPSLNIQRGRDHGLPSYNDTKEALGLARAQGFEDVSSDPEIQERLASVYDSVDDIDLWVGGLAEDPLPGSHLGELFSTIIIGQFEALRDGDRYWYEEDLSRDEIREVERTKLSDIIRRNTDIDREIPDNVFRVK